ATCCGTTATGAAGTTATGATAGTTCAAAAAACGTCCAaaaatgttctatttatagatctgtgaccttgaccgttgaacGTATGAACATAAAATTGCACCAAGATCGACAGCTTGATATTGTCTATCATGTACTAAGATATGAACGTTCTATCTGCATTCGTTTTTGAGAgattttgttcacaaaaaaagtgttaagaataataataataataagaagaagaagaaaaaacataacaataacaatatggatttccatccgaaatggaaatccctaataagaaaaaacataacaataacaatagtgatttccatccgaaatggaaatccctaataagaaaaaacataacaataacaatagtgatttccatccgaaatggaaatccctaaaaAGTAACCGTGGAACAGGGGCTTACGTTCTAGTTTAATTCAAGTCAATATGTTAGTTGCTTCCcatagattacaaatatactTACTTCTTATCGTGAAACTGTTAACTTTTTCGTGTAATTAGTCAGTACAGTAAATGGTATAACAAAGTTTCGGAGTTATCCGTGAACCATCGCAAGTATCGTGTTTCGTGTTACAATTGCTATCTCTAGAGAAGTATTGCAAAAAGTAGTTCAACGTGTGCCCAATCCATGTGTTATAAGATGTACttatatcaaaatcattatcattaggGAGTTACATGTAACACATTGACCTCTAGTTTGGCCCGCATCTTTTTTCTACATGTGTATCTCCaccaaattatttatataattggattttttcaataaacatttaaacttAATTGACCTCTAGtctgcctgcctgcctgcctgcaTACGGAGAGTTAGATTGCTTGCCCcttatatttatcacaaacacCAAGATAATTAAATACCGAACGAGCTTTACACACAAGCGAAAACTTTTCGTAACATATTATGTACTTATGGTTTTGGTTGTGTTTGGCTTGAACAGGGATTTGGAGATATCgatgtattttatcattattccaACCAAGGGTACAGACATATTTATACCAGGCTTGTAGAGTCGCCACCGGCCAGATGTTATATACTTTTCTCAGATGAATTTGTTTACAAGACATATCTTGATATTGttaatattaaagaaaaaaataacaaggaTTCGGGAATCTTCTCAAAGATTAAATATAGAAGTGGGAAGATGGCATCGCCCGATATCTTATGTCACCAGAGAACTGTGTCATCATTCAAAATCTGGCTATGTATATTCGCAAAGCAAatgaattaagaaataaaatacaatttaactAAGAGAGCTAGACATGTGTGATAGTATGTGTATAGTGGCCTTCGCTTGCTATACGATTATATTGTTTTTCATGCTTTAAAGGTCTGTTAGAACTACTATGTATATTCACAAAGCAAATGATTTAAGAAATGAAATACTATTTAACAAAGAGACTTATGAAACAACGTGTATAGTATCTTCCGCTTACTATACggtaatacaaaatgtattgctTTTCATGCCAGGTAAGAAATACTGtgaagaaatacatgtatttcaattatcAGTTTATCAATTGTTGTTGACTGAAATCGTACGAAAATAGTATTATatctgtaactgttacaactgAATATAAACACTAGTATGTATTGAATCAAGTTCCACCATAAGCATATGTATGTTGATTATTTGCACTAACGCAATAATGCCTtttgcaaaataaatatatatatatacggtcgGCTGAAACAGACTACAATGGTATACATGACGAGATCTTATAATCTACGTACAACAGTAAACAGTCGGGTAATAAGATAAGTGGATTGACATGATGATATACAGAGTATACCTGTATGTCTGGTATGTACATAGATAAGTGATGTTTCTATAGATTTGTGGTCCAATAGTTGTAAATAAGTGACGAAGTGCCGATTTTTGGGTGGGGCTACTCCCCCGAGCACCACAACATCCCCACCACCCATCCCCACCCCGTACCGTTTATTTCCATTATGGTAGGGTTTCTGATGTTACTCGCTCCATATATTTTTTAGATGTcgataaatttatttatttaactggttttacgtccgctattacggcaGATGTCGATAAACATCATACTCCTTTTATATATTAGTACGACACTGACTTTGTATCCCCCCCCCAAACGGGagatatagtacatgtacaaaggGTTTCGTCCATCCGTCCTTTCGTCCGGTGGCGTTACCGGATCACATCTCCTACACTATTTAATATCACTTCCCAAAACTTTCTACACAAATCAATCGAGTGGTCTAATAGTGTATTTTGCTGTGGAGCAATTTCCAGTCTCAATACTTCCATAGTTACAAATGTACCATGGAAACATAAATTACAAGTAATGTATGTACTAGTATGATTTTGCCTGTCCCGCTTCGTCAATACACTACAATGTGAATTTCaagcaaactccaaaattcactaACCTTTCAGTATTTTtccaaaaacaacaacaacaaaaacctcCCCACAATAGTTGGGAGCACTCTGTATAATGTActacaaaacaaatatgaaatatcgCAAAATCACTAAGTCTCAAAATTCACATAAAAAGTGAGAGgaaaatacatttgatatataatagAATTCATTATTAACATTTGTCGGTTTAGTTTTGCATGAGAAAAAACACATCTCTAATAATGATCACACAGGCTACCTGACTACGGAAGTTGTGTCCCTTGGATTGTGGATGTCTGTAGAAACCAGTATAGCACATGCTATTATTATTTCTTTCGCACATTAAAAAGCTATTTTCTTGGTAAGTGGGGAAAATGTTTTATGtaagttttataaaactttatttattttacaacgtTTGCGAACAagctatatcaacttatatgTATCACGTTTGTTGGCCCGGATTGTTCAAAGCGCGCGGAGGGTCTTCCTATGGGAGGAAACCGAAGTTCCTGGGGAAAACTTAAGTGTAAAACCATATCACATTCATGATTATGTGTAATACCATCCTACAGttggttcgtccttctaagactcgccAGTGGTGTTAAGGGTCAAAAGTGTAACagtacatttgtaatttgtaatCTGTAAATGAAACATATGGAAAGAAAAGGCCATAGAATGTGAATTCCTCGtagatataatgtatgataaaatggaaaataaaaccACACCACACGGACAAAGTGTGTGAATTCCTCGtagatatgatatacagtgtatataattaaatggtaaataaaacTACACCACACAGGTTTTACATCATTCTAGCTCCACGCAAGGCACCAAAGTGTGTTAATTCAGAACTAAGGCAAGGAATAATGAGTCAATCAAAATAATTCATacttcaaacaaaaaaaataaataaataaaataaaataaaaaaatttatctTGTAgaattaagatatttgataatttaGAATATCAAACATAACAGTTTATGATGACTTAGCTTTCGACATATATATTAACATCGATAGAACGGCTCGGGAGACGATTTTAATTACCAATCTTGGGGCACTGGTCATAACGCTTTGTGTTTTGAAAAGAAACAAATCGATATTTTGATTTAGCAGTGATGACGTATAGATGCAATAACTAACAGCCTCGGtgaagtgaaaaaaaaatcttaagacGGTTTTCATAAATCTCCAGGGTTCCATTTTCTTCGTCGGTGCTCACACCTGGgcgtcgatgaattttacactcAGGTAACGATAATTCCTATAGAAAATAAGCACGGGGTGAAAACACGGTTGATTTTGGTTCTCTTTTTTCTATCTGATAATCGTTTCATTGTTTCAAGTTTCAAGATAATGCAGTCTCtcaaggaaaataacccgaccacggaacaatatgataaattgtCTATAATTTGCAAGGATAACGGACAGGTAAAACACTAACTTCTTAATTTTTTGCTAAGTCACCCACAGTGTGGGTGGGTATGACCAAATATGTACCAATCCACGAattatgtaacatatacagtaaaatccaCAATCAAAATGACCAGTCTCACAGTCTatcggtattatatattataacattgtcAAGTTTGGATTGATTGGCATAATTAGTTAAATATTCTATAGAAATTATCATTGCCCGGGGAAAATTCATCGACGCCCAGGTGTAAGCACTAGcgcccggtcagtacgattgattaattaccattatataacttatataacatggctttatataagttatataattaccggGTAGAGGAATGCATACATCTGACAAAAATCAACAAGTATCGTTGGATTGAAATATCTGTCATGATAATACTAgctttataaatacataaaagtGAATATCAATGTGTGTCAGGTGCCATAAATAATATCCAATATTATTTACATAGACACGTATTTGTATGGGGAGGTCATCGGTGCGTGAGGACGGCGGCATAATAAAGTTTGTTGTCTCGGAAGCCTGCTCCCGGTAACCCAACCTGCAGTAGCCGAAGCCCAACGTGAAATCAACATGTCCGGCAAGCCCTGGAAAGTCACGTACTTCAATGGTCGTGGTAGGGCGGAAAGTATCCGGATTGTACTCACGGAGGCTGGAATGTCGTTTGAGGACGTCCGCATTAACAAAGAAGAATGGGATGCGATGAGAGAGTGTAagtatttttatctgtgtagaCTAATAACAAGGAATGGATATTGAGGAAAACCTATCGTATCAGTATTTAACGCATGGCCTACTTCTGTAAACCACTTACATGATATTGTACAGTTTTACATGTAGGCTTGTAATCCACTCGAATGGCtagtacatgtacgtatatacCTTCAACATTGTCGATAACCACTACATACGTTACGTCGAAATCCGGTCTGGGTGTCGTAAATATTGTATGACTCTGACGTATACGTATACAACTGTATGTAGATATGGCTAAAAATAGCATGGCTTggtgattaatctaaatataaacGAACTACTCACATGGAACGCCACGGCTGTCTTTTTTTCAACTTGCATCTGTGTATAGTCCATCCCTTTCAATCCACATTTCATAGCTACTGTTATTTATGAACTGTAAATAATCCTAAATGGAACAATTTTTGtgtatataatctacatgatatatTCACAACCAGgaagtatatattatcataatcattagaaAATAGGTAATCAATGCGCAACCGGTATGTGACCATACATGTAACCGTTCCCCTTACAAGCTAAAGCAAGCTTTCAACGACACGAAGACTGTGATTCTGTATCCTGAAGttattaaaatagaaataaaaagtaAAGGTGATAACCCGGTTCTTGTTGATAACCCTGTGTATACCCTATGGTACTGAGTGGGTGATAACCCGGTTCTTGTTGATAACCCTGTGTATAACCCTATGGTACTGGGTGGGTGTTAACCCGGTTCTTGTTgataaccctgtataaaccCTATGGTACTGGGTGGGTGTTAACCCGGTTCTTGTTGATAACCCTGTGTAAACCCTATGATACTGAGTGGGTGATAACCATGTCCTTGTTAATGACACTATATAGAACCTATGATACTGAGTGGGTGATAACCCGATCCTTGTTGATAACCCTGTGTAAACCCTATGATACTGAGTGGGTGATAACCATGTCCTTGTTAATGACACTGTATAGAACCTATGATACTGAGTGGGTGATAACCCGGTTCTTGTTGATAACCCTGTGTATACCCTATGATACTGAGTGGGTGTTAACCCGGTTCTTGTTAATGACACTGTATAGAACCTATGATACTGAGTGGGTGATAACCCGGTTCTTGTTGATGGCCCTGTATAAACCTTATGGTACTGGGTAGGTGATTACCCGGTTCTTGTTGAtgaccctgtatagactctatgGTACTGAGTGGGTGATAACCCGATCCTTGTTgataaccctgtataaaccCTATGATACTGAGTGGGTGATAACCATGCCCTTGTTAATGACACTATATAGAACCTATGATACTGAGTGGGTGATAACCCGATCCTTGTTGATAACCCTGTGTAAACCCTATGATACTGAGTGGGTGATAACCATGTCCTTGTTAATGACACTGTATAGAACCTATGATACTGAGTGGGTGATAACCCGGTTCTTGTTGATGACCCTGTGTATACCCTATGATACTGAGTGGGTGATAACCCGGTTCTTGTTAATGACACTGTTTATACCTTATGATACTGAGTGGGTGATAACCCGGTTCTTGTTGATGACCCTGTATAAACCTTATGGTACTGGGTAGGTGATTACCCGGTTCTTGTTGAtgaccctgtatagactctatgGTACTGAGTGGGTGTTAACCCGGTTCTTGTTGATGACCCTGTGTATAGACCCTTTGACACTGAATGGGTGATAACTCGGTTCTGATGACCCTGTGTTGACCCTATGATACTGAGTGGGCGATAACCATGTCCTTGTTGATGACCCTGTGTATAGACCCTATGATACTGAGTGGGCGATAACCATGTCCTTGTTGATGACCCTGTGTATAGACCCTTTGACACTGAATGGGTGATAACTCGGTTCTGATGACCCTGTGTTGACCCTATGGTACTGAGTAGTGATAACGTTATTCTTGTTGATGACCCTGTGTTGACCCATGGTACTGGGTAGTGATGGTCTCCATTCTTGTTGATGACCCTGTTTTGGCCTCGTGGTACTGAGTAGCGATAACGTTATTCTTGTTGATGACCCTGTGTTGACCCTATTGTACTGAGTAGTGATGACGTTATTCTTGTTGATGTCCCTGTGTTGACCCTATGGTACTGGTTAGTGATGACGTTATTCTTGTTGATGGCCCTGTGTTGACCCTATGGTACTGGTTAGTGATGACGTTATTCTTGTTGATGGCCCTGTGTTGACTCTATTGTACTGAGTAGTGATAACGTTATTCTTGTTGATGACCCTGTGTTGACCCTATTGCACTGAGTAGTGATGACGTTATTCTTGTTGATGTCCCTGTGTTGACCCTATGgtactgagtagtgatagtcTCTATTCTTGTTGATGACCCTGGGTTGACCCTATAGTACTGGGTAGTGATAGTCTCTATTCTTGTTGATGACCCTGTGTTGACCCTATGgtactgagtagtgatagtcTCTATTCTTGTTGATGACCCTGGGTTGACCCTATTGTACTGGGTAGTGATAACGTTATTCTTGTTGATGACCCTGTGTTGACCCTATGGTACTGAGTAGTGATAACGTTATTCTTGTTGATGACCCTGTGTTGACCCTATGGTACTGAGTAGTGATAACGTTATTCTTGTTGATGACCCTGTGTTGACCCTATGGTACTGGTTAGTGATGACGTTATTCTTGTTGATGGCCCTGTGTTGACCCTATGGTACTGGTTAGTGATGACGTTATTCTTGTTGATGACCCTGTGTTGACCCTATGGTACTGGTTAGTGATGACGTTATTCTTGTTGATGGCCCTGTGTTGACCCTATTGTACTGAGTAGTGATAACCCTCTTCTTGTTGATGACCCTGTGTTGGCCTTATGGTACTTTGAAGATAATAACCCTGTTTTCTGATGACCTACAGCTACACCTACCCATACCCTCCCTATCGTGGAGACGGACGACGGAGTCGTTCTCAGTCAGTCATCGGCCATCCTTAGGTTCCTTGGAAGGAAGTTTAGTAAGTCAACTTACTGTTGTTTTCAGTTATCTTTTTGAAGTTTTCGAATGTTTCAATATCTTGCCAAATTAAATCTAGGAATGAGAGACGACAATTTAACCTGTTCAAAGTATTGACATAACTAATTGAGTATACGTTATCTTACATTCTTAAATGTTATAATGTCTATTTTGTTGTGGTTTGCTAAGGCTAAAAAGAGAAGAATTAGTGTGTTGAGTTTTAATGAGATTATACAAGGTGTACCGAAACGTTTCCAATTAATACTTATAACACAGATATGTATAGCGAGGATTTGATGGAACAGTACAGAATCGACCTTGTCATGAACATCATAGACGATCTGGTCGATAAGAAACTTATATCAGCTCTTTTCGAAAAAGATCTCGTTGTGAAGGTTAGTATTTTCTAACTAAATGACATCAAACATTTGACCAACCAAGTCGATAAAAGGAGATACCCTGTATCAGAAGGTGGTTAgggcaagccaagttgtcatttattgaCGAGCAATGTTGATctagtattttaccaaattatataagatatcttatatattatataagatatcttatatatttattggGTATCTTATATGTGgtcttatttaaagtttataagatatagtgtatattatataagatatcttataaacgtATCTTTGTAATGTatctcatataatatataagatatattataaaatatataagatatcgtatttaattttctttataagatatctatcctttatattatataagttatcttataaagaaaagtatataaggTATcccatttattatataagatatct
Above is a window of Pecten maximus chromosome 7, xPecMax1.1, whole genome shotgun sequence DNA encoding:
- the LOC117330464 gene encoding glutathione S-transferase 1-like; the encoded protein is MSGKPWKVTYFNGRGRAESIRIVLTEAGMSFEDVRINKEEWDAMRESTPTHTLPIVETDDGVVLSQSSAILRFLGRKFNMYSEDLMEQYRIDLVMNIIDDLVDKKLISALFEKDLVVKTEKIKKVEAEDLPGYMKLLSRELKAGGSGFFVGAKLTIADVKVFTVLENMTSAFPETMEKWDDIREFKERIAARPKIATWIKERPKTWF